A window of the Lepus europaeus isolate LE1 chromosome 5, mLepTim1.pri, whole genome shotgun sequence genome harbors these coding sequences:
- the PAQR7 gene encoding membrane progestin receptor alpha, giving the protein MAMAVAQKFSHFLYSLRQVAQESPQPEPVFTVDRAEVPPLFWKPYIYVGYRPLHQTWRFYFRTLFQQHNEAVNVWTHLLAALVLLLRLAVFMGTVDFRGDPHALPLFIIVVASFTYLSFSALAHLLQAKSEFWHYSFFFLDYVGVAVYQFGSALAHFYYAIEPAWHSQVQAIFLPTAAFLAWLSCTGSCYNKYIQKPGLLGRTCQEVPSVLAYALDISPVVHRILVTPDPAADDPALLYHKCQVVFFLLAAAFFSTVMPERWFPGSCHVFGQGHQLFHVFLVLCTLAQLEAVTLDYEARRPIYEPLHTHWPHNFSGLFLLTVGSSVLTAFFLSQLVRRKLEQKTK; this is encoded by the coding sequence ATGGCCATGGCAGTGGCCCAGAAGTTCAGCCACTTCCTGTACAGTCTGCGCCAGGTCGCCCAGGAGTCTCCACAGCCAGAGCCCGTCTTCACGGTGGACCGAGCCGAGGTGCCGCCCCTCTTCTGGAAGCCGTACATCTACGTGGGCTACCGGCCGCTGCATCAGACCTGGCGCTTCTACTTCCGCACACTCTTCCAGCAGCACAACGAGGCTGTGAACGTGTGGACCCACCTGCTGGCggccctggtgctgctgctgcggctggcCGTCTTCATGGGGACCGTGGACTTCCGAGGGGACCCGCACGCCCTGCCCCTCTTCATCATCGTCGTCGCCTCCTTCACCTACCTCTCCTTCAGTGCCCTGGCTCACCTCCTGCAGGCCAAGTCCGAGTTCTGGCATTACAGCTTCTTCTTCCTGGACTACGTGGGTGTGGCCGTGTACCAGTTCGGCAGTGCCCTGGCGCACTTCTATTATGCCATCGAGCCCGCCTGGCACTCGCAGGTGCAGGCCATATTCCTGCCCACAGCTGCCTTCCTCGCCTGGCTTTCCTGTACGGGCTCCTGCTACAACAAGTACATCCAGAAGCCAGGCCTGCTGGGCCGCACTTGCCAGGAGGTACCCTCCGTGCTGGCCTACGCCCTGGACATCAGCCCTGTGGTACACCGCATCTTGGTGACCCCTGACCCTGCCGCAGACGACCCCGCCCTGCTCTACCACAAGTGCCAGGTGGTGTTTTTTCTGCTGGCTGCTGCTTTCTTCTCTACCGTCATGCCTGAGCGCTGGTTCCCTGGGAGCTGCCACGTCTTCGGGCAGGGCCACCAACTCTTCCACGTCTTCTTGGTGCTGTGCACGCTGGCTCAGCTGGAGGCCGTGACGCTGGACTATGAGGCCCGGCGGCCCATCTATGAGCCTCTGCACACCCACTGGCCCCACAACTTCTCCGGCCTCTTCCTGCTCACCGTGGGCAGCAGTGTCCTCACGGCGTTCTTCCTGAGCCAGCTCGTGCGACGCAAACTCGAGCAGAAGACCAAGTGA